agcccagcaatagcagcttagtggtgctgggatttgaactcgcacACTTCAGATCAGATCAAAGATCTTCATCACTGAGCTTcacatttcataatatttttttcatatttcgaTCGgtaggtcatgagttcaaatcccagcactaccgagggtccactgctgggtccttgagcaaaggCCTTTAACGCATAACTGCTCAGGGGTGAATCTGAATGAGGGAATCTGCCAATTACTGAAAATGAAGCTTGTTTCTCAAAAACGTTCCAGTGTTTTAAACTTAATTTGGAGTGAATGACCACAAGACGTTTTTCTGcagttattttataaatatatttatttctagaaaggaaaatgtaaaatattgatttttttttttttttttatcatctctaATTGATGATTTTGATTCTTTCAAACTCGAAATTTGTggtatttttttccaaatttgttattttcatcgatttttttatttttttttaaccaagatttcaataaaaattGGAACGTTAAAAGGAATAAACTAAATATACTGAGTTTATCATTCCAACTTCTCTTTgtaaattttgtttaatttgttcaacaccaaatgtttttttttatattttagtatatattacaattttataaatatatatatatttatatttataattcattattttttcatttatttatatttaaatatatattatatatatatatatatttaaataaataaataatttaaaacatttctaataTAAAGACGTAGCTAATgttaaaatacataataatgcTCGTTTAAATATTGTATGGGGGGTTGCCGTGGAAGCCCCCCAGCTTGATGAACAGCTGAAGCAGTTTTGcactttgtacattttaaaatatttgtttctgcttttttttttttttttaacagttgaACCTGTGGATCCTCCATCGAAAACCCCATCGATGCTCCCCGTAGCTACATGGAACCGTTCCCTCTGACTCGTCCCCCTCTTCATCAGTGTCTGCTTCTGTTTCCCAACGTCCTGCGCCCACCAAATCTGCTTCCTAACGTACCCAGAGCTCCCATGTACCGGATCCGGTTGCCCGTCCCCACTGAGGATTTTCCGCGCCCGGGTCCGATGGAAGCTGAGCACTGGAACAGCAGGCCTTTCAGGAATGACCGGCAGGAAAACGGACCTCCCAGAGGACCACCCGAGCGCTTCGGCCCAGAGCCTCTGTTCAGGCCAAGCAGGTGGAACAGGGGAGGTCACTGGGGTCAGGGACAGTTCAGAAATTgatactccaaaaaaaaaaataaaaacatttaataataaaactcaaaatttattcaaatgatttacaaaaattttttttttattttaaaaagagattTCCAACAAAAATGAAGCAAAACAAGCTACAAAATTTACTTAGAAAATTACAACATTgctagaattttatttttaatatattgtctatggccttaaattataataaaacaaattcctgaaagaaagaaataccctctaaaaaaaaaacctacaatcCAAAATTGACAAAAATTGAATTTCAAAAATCTCTTAACACACTGAAGTGAAGCCTTTGCAACTAAAACTATATCAGAAATATAATCCAATTTACTAATTCCTTAAAATTGACCCCAAACCTCTTAAAACCCCCAAAATTGTAGCCTGAGCTTTTAGTTCTGAGCTCAGGACTGTTCCGTTGTTCTGATGTTTGTCCTCGGTGCCCTCGCCCCAAAAAAGCCCTTGTTGCTACTGGATATATTTTGTTCTAAATGTTTACGTCGAGGTTCTGGTTCTCCAGTTTCGGAGGATTTGTATATTTTGGAGTTCGGACTGTAAAAAGCCTCGGACGCTCTCTGTTTTAATaaacgatttttttttctattcaattCCTCGTCTTCCTTCTTTGACCTGATCTTAGAAACGATGCAGGTGCCAATATTTATACACTGCAACATAGTACAATTGTAGTAATAATGCTGATTAAATATTGaactaataatataaaaagaattggTAATCGGTCGATTGGTTTGTTTGATTGAACAATAATGAAtcgtttgattgattgattaattacaTTCATGAATTACGTTGTGCAGTAACACCACCACAACTAAacgccttacacacacacacacacacacgagtcctCGGAATCTTTGGTTTTTCCGCCATATTGAAATTccctaaaataaaacaagttgccatttttttcctaaaaaattTGCTCCAATCATCCTTGAATGTAAATCACAGTAAAGACAACtagaacaaactttttttttgttgtttttggccCAAACTTTGTACGTGAGTAAAAGATATAAATTGATATAATAACACGCAAGTTAGCGAGAGAAAATTgccccgtttttttttttttttgtttccctcAGGTAAATTTTGCAAAATATAGTCGGCCATCTTGAATTAGTTCGCTATTGATTCATCTAATCTAACATGCAGTAACTTGAGCTGTCCACAAGAGGagccaaacaaacaaattacttTGTTCactttctttcccaaactgttagcgCACAATTGTGAGGGGACGTCTTTgagtttcccttcacttgaattacaaggcccccaaacctgttccaggtgCAGCCAGctcatgaacatctgctttccacgggttggactggaagatctgtATCctgttgaacatgatgaatgtgaacgctgactgcacctcaggcctcctcacctcacctacatcattacctgactttactatcactcttgtagctgaatgaaatctcacaaatctccacaaaatctggaggaacatcatctcagaagagtgaaagtGATTATAgcagaaaatggggactaaacgtggaatgggatgtttggctcgccctctagtggacagCTCAGagttactgctttttttttttttttagatctaaaGTAAAAGTTCTACCACTATACACATGCAAACTGTACTGTCATCTCTGcacaaagtattggcaccccccTACACACATCTTCCTTTTATAGGAGACCCCCCCAAAAAGAGGCGGGCGTTTGTATCGTCAGTGTTTTAATCGTCGTAACGTTCAGGCGTATAAACAGAAAATCCTTTCAGATGTGTAAATACAGACATGagtaggacacacacacacacacacacacacacacacacacactcgcatataCACACTTAAGTCTAATCTCTACTGAACACGTAGTAAGTAAGGCAGAGTATATACAGGGTATGGGTGgaactggggtgtgtgtgtgtgtgtgtgtgtgtgtgtgtgtgtgtgtgtgagagagagagtaaaagagagacatactgtacatgaaAGGAAGGCAGTTACTGAAAGTGTGTTCCCCAAAGCCCACTcctgtgtgtacacacacacacacacacacagtgctctatagagtgtattatttaataaacctTTGTGGAGCATTAATATGGAGTAAAGTCTTAATGTCTGTCTTAATGGATTCTATAAATcctctgatgtgtgtgtgtgtgtgtgtgtgtgtgtgtgtgtgtgtgtgtgtgtgtgtgtgtgtgtgtgtggaatgtgtgttttcttcttttgttagTTGCACTATAGATTTTTTTGGCCCCACAACCATCGTCGTCGATGGAATGAACGCGGATTTACATTACAAAGAGGAACAGAATTTCCTTGAAAGCAAAAAAGCGAATGCAATCGTTCGTTCATCCTTAGTGTCCGCCTGCTCAGGGCCCGAAACGTCACTGCGAAAACGCCATTATTGCGAACGATGTCgctaaaagaggaaaaacaaacatggaGGCCTCCACGGTTGATTTCATAAGCAACAAGTTATAAAGCTAATTGTTGTATATGATAAAAAGACGTCTTCGCTTGTTACATATCCATACGTTAAAACCGGTTTAAAGGAACCAGGTTGATGCTTCGAGCGGCAAGTTTGGTTCCGATGCTCGATGGAATGATCGAAAAGAACAATTTCTGTGGCTCCGATCTGCAAATATCACTACACCCcgtcaaataataaaatatattcgcACTGAGAGGACGAGAAAGGAGGTTTCAGAACCTCCTGAACATGACCACACCcctgtaaatattataataataataataataataataataataaagattttcCTTCAATTGTTTCTCAAGAATTACATGCAATTTCAGATAAACAACTTGGATCAATTGTTGATCAGTCAAACTTGATTGTCTGattcatttttgtgtgtgtgtgtgtgtgtgtgtgtgtgtaaagagattGTCAGTCGTGTTTAAGTGCATAGGAAGGATTAAGAGCAAAAGTCATTTCGCTCtaatgaatgatattaatgataataatgatattgaTATACGGCAGCATAATAAtaacgcacgcacacacacacacacacacacacacacaaacagagcgCGAGCTCAGGCGTTTCTCCGGCTGCTGCTGTTGCTCGTGGCCGAGGCGCGTCCGGTCGCCTCGTGCTCCGGTCTGTATTTAAGCCAGCAGAGGAGCCACGTGACCACCACGGCCACCATGGCGAGGACGCTGGCAACCGACAGGCACACGGGACCGGCGGGGGACGGCGGCCGGTCCGCGGAGTTGCCGTGCACGAAGACGAGTCCGGCGAACAGCAGCGCGAGCATCGCCACGAACGAGAAGGCGACGCACGCGCAGCCGGCGGTGAGCGCGAGCCGCCGGCAGCAGCCCTCGTGGCAACTCTCGCGGCGCGACGCCACCGAGTCCTGCGAGAGCGTCATGGTGGCCGTGGACGCCGTGGTGGACGGGGTCGCGTGCGCGGCCGCGGGGCGTCCCGGCGGCGCGTCGTCGCGCCGCAGGGCCGCGAGCGCCGGGTGCAGCGGCGGCGGGTGCGGCGGCAGCGCGTCCTGCGGCACTGGGTCGGCATCGGCGTCCACGCGCAGCGGAAAGTCCTCCGTGACCTTGGTGTTGTTGGGCAGGTTGCGGATTCGATAGTCCGGCACGGGCGTGCGGTGGCGGCACACGGGGCACGTGACGCGCCACGGCCGCTCCTCGCGCAGGTGCAGCGCGTGCAGGCACTCCTCGCAGAACGTGTGCAGGCACTCGAGGATTTTGGGCGCGCGCCGGTCCAGGTCGAAGTAGTTGTAGCAGATCTTGCACTCGTACTCCTCGTACCGGTCCGCGCAGCCGCACGCTGCCACCGCGGCGTCCGCATCCATAGCCGCGTGCTCGGCCATCGCGGCGGCGTCTCGCGCACGTCCCGatcacaacatcatcatcatcatcgagCGGGATGACGCCGATCAGACTCCCGCCCACTCCCTCTTTTTATTAATCCGTTATCAACCAGGCATTTTTTggtcaaaaaaaagaagaagaagatcttaTCACTTCTGGAAAAATCTCAATGACGTAatgcgttgttttttttttttcagcctccttttctttttctacccTCCGGTAAATCTCAGCGTCACGAGCAgcgtcttcttcttctctcctttctttctttcctctttctctttctctttcttttaaagAAACTCGGGTTGGgctcacatcacatctcatcacatctcatcacatctcCTCACTCCGCCATCACGCGCCGCGATGATGCTGCTTCTCGAGAGGCGCTGGGATCAAAGCCGAACCCAACATGAACCCAACACGCCCCACGCCATCCGTGCCAAAGGATTCTTCCTCCCGGTTCACTTCCGGTTTACCCTCTGAAATCCCACTGAAATAGTAGTACAAAACACGCGACCAGGTTACTCATAGGACGACGTGTGATCGATCGAATTTCCGAAAACACGCCCCCAAACCTCGGGTTTCTCGTTTCTGATTGGCCTGGAGGTTGtagctctgtttttttcttccacagcggctcagctgtaaataaataaataaacaaatgaatgatgATCAAATTTTGATTGGgttactataaataataataataatcatcgaattcatgtaaaatataaatattcaattatgaattataataatataatcgaataatgaaatacttaaaataaaaataataataaataataataaaaaaggtataCAGGTGTAAATTCCCTGGTGAACGAAGTAGGATCAGGTGGAACATCACCAGTCATGCAGATAATTGAAAGATCACACAGGAACTCTGATGATGTTCCACCTGATCCTAAttcaggaagatgaagatgTTCATCACAGCTTCACCCAAAGTCGGATTTCAGGTATATGGGCTGTAGCGTTGTGGTTCTCGTGGTCGTTCCTCATTTCCTGTGCAAAGCATCATGGCTGACAGTGCTGAGCGTGGTCTTCTAGCATGGCACATTTTTTACAGTTTCACTTCATTTTTTCCATCCTGGAAAGTTTCCTGGCCTGAAGATGAAGCACAAAGACCTGACCATACCAGGAGGTTTGATGAGGTAAGCGTCCATGAACTCATTTTCTTTGgagtgtttctcagatcagaaaatGAAATATCTCCAAACTACTTGTTTCACCTTCACCTGGatcataaaagcaatttcttGTTGATTGGAACAAATTGCGAATGCGTTGATTCGTTCATTCAATTCGTTGTGTACAAATTGTCTGTTTCCAAAAATGATCATTTGTTGAACTGCTTCTCACCTGCaaagttttaacccccaaaacatctagACATCAGtttattgaatgcaaaatggttaaaccggTTGTCATCATCAGTCAAGCTGAAATTTCTATTcaacttgtttgttttttgtgaattgCTGAATTGTGCAGATGGATCTTGAATGTCCACTGATCActttgacgatcttgtttgtgatcGATGGCAAATGGACTCGTTATTCCGAGGCATTGAGATGATCGTTGACACAAAATAGTTACTTTTGAGAGGTGAATAAAGGATTTGGTTCACCTGCAGGTAATCCAacatgttgtgctgtttgtagaaATTGGTTTGAGAAGGCACCTACTGATCTGCACTTATTACG
The DNA window shown above is from Silurus meridionalis isolate SWU-2019-XX chromosome 12, ASM1480568v1, whole genome shotgun sequence and carries:
- the LOC124394587 gene encoding E3 ubiquitin-protein ligase rnf152 — translated: MAEHAAMDADAAVAACGCADRYEEYECKICYNYFDLDRRAPKILECLHTFCEECLHALHLREERPWRVTCPVCRHRTPVPDYRIRNLPNNTKVTEDFPLRVDADADPVPQDALPPHPPPLHPALAALRRDDAPPGRPAAAHATPSTTASTATMTLSQDSVASRRESCHEGCCRRLALTAGCACVAFSFVAMLALLFAGLVFVHGNSADRPPSPAGPVCLSVASVLAMVAVVVTWLLCWLKYRPEHEATGRASATSNSSSRRNA